One stretch of Rana temporaria chromosome 10, aRanTem1.1, whole genome shotgun sequence DNA includes these proteins:
- the LOC120915838 gene encoding glycine-rich cell wall structural protein-like — translation MGAEGGMGMEVDGGMGMGVEGGIGMEVDGGMGMEVEGGIGMEVDGGMGMEVDGGMGMEVEGGIGMEVDGGMGMEVEGGIGMEVDGGMGMEVDGGMGMEVDGGMGMEVDGGMGMEVDGGIGMEVDGGMGMEVDGGIGMEVDGGMGMEVEGGIGMEVDGGMGMEVDGGMGMEVEGGIGMEIDDGMGMEVDGGMGMEVEGGIGMEVDGGMGMEVDGGMGMEVEGGIGMEVDGGIGMEVDGGMGMEVEGGIGMEVDGGMGMEVDGGMGMEVEGGIGMEIDDGMGMEVDGGMEMEVEGGIGMEVDGGMGMEVDGGMGVDIGVGGDGGQ, via the coding sequence ATGGGAGCTGAAGGTGGGATGGGAATGGAAGTTGATGGTGGGATGGGAATGGGAGTTGAGGGTGGGATTGGAATGGAAGTTGATGGTGGGATGGGAATGGAAGTTGAGGGTGGGATTGGAATGGAAGTTGATGGTGGGATGGGAATGGAAGTTGATGGTGGGATGGGAATGGAAGTTGAGGGTGGGATTGGAATGGAAGTTGATGGTGGGATGGGAATGGAAGTTGAGGGTGGGATTGGAATGGAAGTTGATGGTGGGATGGGAATGGAAGTTGATGGTGGGATGGGAATGGAAGTTGATGGTGGGATGGGAATGGAAGTTGATGGTGGTATGGGAATGGAAGTTGATGGTGGGATTGGAATGGAAGTTGATGGTGGGATGGGAATGGAAGTTGATGGTGGGATTGGAATGGAAGTTGATGGTGGGATGGGAATGGAAGTTGAGGGTGGGATTGGAATGGAAGTTGATGGTGGGATGGGAATGGAAGTTGATGGTGGGATGGGAATGGAAGTTGAGGGTGGGATTGGAATGGAAATTGATGATGGGATGGGAATGGAAGTTGATGGTGGGATGGGAATGGAAGTTGAGGGTGGGATTGGAATGGAAGTTGATGGTGGGATGGGAATGGAAGTTGATGGTGGGATGGGAATGGAAGTTGAGGGTGGGATTGGAATGGAAGTTGATGGTGGGATTGGAATGGAAGTTGATGGTGGGATGGGAATGGAAGTTGAGGGTGGGATTGGAATGGAAGTTGATGGTGGAATGGGAATGGAAGTTGATGGTGGGATGGGAATGGAAGTTGAGGGTGGGATTGGAATGGAAATTGATGATGGGATGGGAATGGAAGTTGATGGTGGGATGGAAATGGAAGTTGAGGGTGGGATTGGAATGGAAGTTGATGGTGGGATGGGAATGGAAGTAGATGGTGGGATGGGAGTTGATATTGGGGTTGGAGGTGATGGTGGACAATAG